ATTAATAAGCCTAGCTGAACTGAACCAACCACAACTCAAGTGAATGTTGGAAATACTACAACTCCCTGAGTAACACGCGTTTAACACGATTACAGTGTAAGTTGGAATACCACTAGGAAGTGATGCTGATGGACCTTGGTTCACTTGAATGAAGTTATTTGAACATGTACCTTCACCTATTCTGTTTTCTGATCCATCACCACCAGTACTATTACCATCGCCACCATTACCATCACCAACATTACCTATAAAGCCACCAGTACCATCACCATCACCGCCACCAAAGAAATTACCATCACCAATATTTCCTATACCATCACCAGCATCATCACCAATATCTATATAAACGAAGAAAATGgaatcattaaatttttaacaaagAAAGTGCACGTGAAGAGTGATCAATCGAACACTATATATAGAATTACCAGGTAGGTCTAGTAACTTCCTAGCAGGATTGACAATGTAGTTTATAAAATCAGCACCATTAGCATGATTAATGTGTATAACTGCACAATCAAAAGATAAAAGATCAGAGTCAGATACACTAAGTTCTCACTATGCACGGATTACATAAAAGGTATTGAAATCCATCTTATCCTAATTCctataatttgaattataatataagaaattacAAAAACTAAAGAGactataataatcataatagaaGCAAGTtagctatatatatacatgcaagTAGATTAAATTTAGTAAACATAATTTGTAAATTTATTTCCCCTGAAAATAATGTGTTGGTCTGCTTACATGCAGCCCAAACCaacattcatatataaattatgaaattaacaCTATACAAAACTTCAAAACTATTTGCATGTATAAGAAGGAtatattataatgatatttGATTACACTTCTTTTGAATCGACGATCTACCAGAATCCCGCTATTCACAGTAATAAATGTATAATCTACGCACTAAAGAAAACTGTTAAAATTACATGGAAATTCTCCTAGGGATTAGTATAAAAATTTAcagaaaactaatttttttgcaaatttttatACTAATCCATAGAAAAATCCCTATGTAATTCACAGTTTCTTTTGTAGTGTTTATACATCATATTCACCTCAGACATAActtgtaaaattatattgaatacgttattgttgttgtcgaaagaagaagaaaatatgagAACAAATTATGAATATACCAGAGAATGAGACAAGCAACAAAACCACAGAGAATATGAAAAAGCTCTTCATTTCCATT
The DNA window shown above is from Solanum lycopersicum chromosome 11, SLM_r2.1 and carries:
- the LOC101251537 gene encoding TPD1 protein homolog 1-like, with protein sequence MEMKSFFIFSVVLLLVSFSVIHINHANGADFINYIVNPARKLLDLPDIGDDAGDGIGNIGDGNFFGGGDGDGTGGFIGNVGDGNGGDGNSTGGDGSENRIGEGTCSNNFIQVNQGPSASLPSGIPTYTVIVLNACYSGSCSISNIHLSCGWFSSARLINPRIFRRLNYNDCLVNDGQPLAAGESLTFSYANTYPYKLAVSSIVC